The proteins below come from a single Cannabis sativa cultivar Pink pepper isolate KNU-18-1 chromosome 3, ASM2916894v1, whole genome shotgun sequence genomic window:
- the LOC133036288 gene encoding uncharacterized protein LOC133036288 — MLEQQRKPIYKLHGTSPFTAEVRQARLPKGFQLSESLKYKGTTNPIDYIEKFNTIMEVDQVPQLAKCRILAATLEENAHDWFSQLFEASISTWETFVDLFLMNFQATMTYRPPYTTMANIKQEPGESLQDYFKRFNAEVTKVEKAPESSLVCMLITGVLPRTDFWKELQARKPESLVEFFAMAEPHKRIENSLAELEKGKDKRKSPDEIEELIRRGKFDKYKKNEEGHPRADDKEENQNASGSRTPRNILTIIGRPHIAGDSRKSQERYARESKDKPLTNVNNLSERPEKLFKRECDDITFMESDARWVHHPHSDALVVHANIGGDNVHCILVDNGSSDLRPMVSSIYGFTGDVIALKGMIKLPITLGTAPVVAKSMADFAVIDQHSAYNAVIGRPILKEMKIVTSIYHLTMKFPTPAGVGSVRGVQSDSRECYNTAVKLAEKKSVNVIYLLEATPPRQEVFRIEEIPHKDEPDLDPRILDYAATAQAAEDTIEVPIDPIDNNKVLKIGSKLTFQQREKLVTFLKQNLDVFAWKHSDNVGISPQVMCHQLNIGPEVRGVR, encoded by the exons atgctcgagcagcagagaaagcccatatacaagctgcatggGACCTCTCCTTTCACTGCAGAAGTTCGACAAGCTCGGCTGCCTAAGGGATTCCAACTATCTGAATCCCTAAAATATAAAGGTACCACTAATCCCATAGACTatatagaaaaatttaatactattaTGGAAGTGGATCAGGTACCCCAACTTGCAAAGTgtcgcattcttgcggcaacattGGAAGAAAATGCCCACGACTGGTTCAGCCAATTGTTCGAGGCATCTATCTCAACATGGGAGACCTTTGTCGACCTCTTCCTCATGAATTTTCAAGCCACGATGACctataggccaccctataccACTATGGCTAATATCAAGCAGGAACccggtgagtctttacaagactattttaagCGTTTTAATGCTGAGGTGACAAAAGTAgagaaggctcccgagtcttcgctaGTATGTATGTTGATAACAGGTGTCCTACCAAGAACCGATTTCTGGAAGGAACTGCAAGCTCGAAAGCCTGAATCGTTGGTCGAGTTCTTCGCTATGGCAGAGCCGCATAAGAGGATTGAAAATTCTCTAGCTGAGTTAGAGAAGGGCAAAGACAAACGTAAGTCACCA GACGAAATCGAAGAACTAATCAGGCGAGGAAAATTCGACAAGTACAAGAAAAATGAGGAAGGTCATCCACGAGCAGATGACaaagaagaaaaccaaaatgCGAGTGGTTCGAGGACTCCTCGCAATATCCTGACTATTATTGGCAGACCTCATATCGCAGGAGATTCTAGGAAGTCGCAGGAACGATATGCAAGAGAATCCAAGGATAAGCCGCTCACCAATGTGAACAACTTGAGTGAACGGCCCGAAAAACTGTTCAAAAGGGAATGTGACGATATCACATTCATGGAAAGTGATGCGAGGTGGGTCCATCACCCACATTCTGACGCACTGGTCGTCCACGCAAATATTGGGGGAGATAATGTTCACTGCATACTTgtggacaatggaagttcc GATCTGCGACCTATGGTATCAAGTATCTACGGTTTTACTGGAGACGTCATCGCAttaaaaggaatgatcaaactcccaatcacctTGGGAACCGCACCTGTGGTagccaagtcgatggccgacttcgcgGTAATTGACCAACACTCGGCATACAATGCTGTGATTGGTCGACCTatcctgaaggagatgaagatcgtgACATCCATCTACCATCTCACCATGAAattccctactcccgctggagtaggaTCTGTGCGAGGAGTCCAATCGGACTCGCGAGAATGCTACAACACAGCAGTAAAACTTGCAGAAAAGAAGTCAGTTAACGTCATTTACTTGCTAGAGGCAACGCCTCCTCGACAGGAAGTATTCAGAATAGAGGAAATACCGCATAAGGATGAACCAGATTTGGATCCTAGAATCCTCGACTATGCCGCAACCGCCCAGGCCGCGGAAGACACGATCGAGGTACCTATTGATCCAATAGATAATAATAAAGTATTGAAAATTGGTTCTAAACTAACTTTTCAACAGCGAGAAAAGCTTGTCACTTTTCTCAAGCAAAACCTGGACGTTTTcgcctggaaacattcagacaATGTCGGAATATCTCCGCAGGTCATGTGTCACCAATTGAACATTGGCCctgaagtgcgaggtgtccgataA
- the LOC115710178 gene encoding uncharacterized protein LOC115710178, with translation MDARRASRTVSDPKVRRVGFFTPDAQVQPLSGRTQSGPTAAESSSSVSPTSNSLSPVMIPPPRQLSDLTSRTAAVPVPDSAFRRPVAGDHVPVGSYNPASDSLLGTSPAASPKSLSADGELEFSEESSPGLYRRNSSGKLASSFPGGGFESTKATVPDNLVSKARNLAVGSEVKKSLDVPEKSGVIVTEVQNELQSTSKPLKSKTTKAERRALQEAQRAAKDGSKSAAVSGRVASNKSVKQPTPRKESSSIAPSVAASDKKGGDYLSDKERKKDAPPPRMQFDDKHRVEKAKKRALFYQTEAKNRVELFLHLPQYEHGTQLPDLQSRFFQLEPIHPAIYKVGLQYLAGDLSGGNARCIAMLQSLQEAFRDYSTPPEKSLYRDLTAKLNSYISFFTECRPLSISMGNAIRYLKSHIANLGHSLSESEAKAAICADIDTFINEKILIAGKVIVRHAATKVRDGDVLLTYGSSCVVEMTLLYAHELGKQFRVVVVDSRPKFEGQALVRRLVSKGLSCTYTHINAVSYVMHDVTKVILGAASVLSNGTVYSRVGTASVAMVAHAFRVPVLICCEAYKFHERVQLDSICSNELGDSDAIAVVPGRKDVNYLEHLANKENLQLLNLLYDATPSEYISLIVTDDGMIPPTSVPVIVHKLKYWRPELWL, from the exons ATGGACGCGCGTCGTGCCTCTCGAACCGTCAGCGACCCCAAGGTCCGCCGCGTAGGATTCTTCACTCCCGACGCTCAGGTCCAACCCCTGTCCGGCCGAACACAGTCCGGTCCAACCGCCGCGGAATCCTCTTCCTCAGTGTCTCCAACCAGCAATTCCTTATCTCCGGTTATGATTCCTCCGCCACGTCAACTCTCTGACCTAACGTCCCGTACAGCTGCTGTACCGGTTCCGGATTCAGCGTTCCGTCGTCCGGTCGCCGGGGACCATGTACCGGTTGGAAGCTACAACCCAGCGTCAGACTCGCTGCTTGGGACTTCTCCTGCGGCCTCGCCTAAGAGTTTGTCTGCGGACGGAGAGTTGGAGTTCTCGGAGGAGTCTTCACCGGGTTTGTACCGCCGGAACTCTTCTGGTAAGCTCGCTTCGAGCTTCCCGGGCGGCGGTTTTGAATCGACGAAAGCGACTGTTCCAGATAATTTAGTCTCTAAGGCGAGGAATTTGGCTGTTGGTTCAGAAGTGAAGAAATCTCTTGACGTGCCTG AAAAGAGTGGGGTGATTGTCACTGAAGTGCAAAATGAGCTTCAGTCCACTTCAAAACCCTTGAAATCCAAAACAACTAAAGCGGAAAGACGTGCATTACAGGAGGCTCAACGCGCTGCAAAAG ATGGAAGCAAATCTGCTGCAGTATCTGGTAGAGTTGCTTCCAATAAATCTGTGAAGCAGCCTACACCGAGGAAAGAGTCTTCTTCTATTGCACCTTCAGTGGCTGCTTCTGATAAAAAAGGAGGTGATTATCTATCAgataaagagagaaagaaagatgcACCTCCACCACGCATGCAATTTGATGATAAGCATCGAGTGGAGAAGGCAAAAAAGCGTGCATTGTTCTATCAAACTGAAGCTAAAAACAGAGTTGAATTGTTTCTACATTTACCCCAGTATGAACATGGGACCCAACTTCCTGATCTTCAATCAAGGTTTTTCCAACTTGAGCCAATACATCCTGCAATTTATAAG GTTGGATTACAGTATTTGGCTGGAGATCTTTCTGGGGGGAATGCTCGCTGTATTGCCATGCTTCAATCATTGCAGGAAGCATTTAGAGACTACTCCACTCCACCAGAGAAAAGTCTTTACAGGGACTTAACTGCCAAACTCAATAGCTATATTTCCTTTTTTACTGAATGCAGGCCACTTTCTATCAGCATGGGAAATGCAATTAGATATTTGAAGAGTCATATTGCCAATTTAGGACATTCACTTTCTGAGTCAGAAGCAAAAGCTGCAATTTGTGCAGATATTGACACATTTATAAATGAGAAGATACTAATTGCTGGCAAAGTCATAGTAAGGCATGCTGCTACGAAGGTTAGAGATGGGGATGTTCTTCTCACGTATGGATCATCTTGTGTGGTTGAGATGACTCTGTTGTATGCCCATGAGCTTGGGAAGCAGTTCCGAGTTGTGGTAGTAGACTCACGCCCAAAGTTTGAAGGTCAAGCATTAGTTCGGAGGCTGGTGTCTAAGGGATTGAGTTGTACATACACTCATATAAATGCTGTTTCTTATGTTATGCATGATGTGACAAAAGTAATTTTGGGGGCTGCTTCTGTATTGTCAAATGGAACTGTATATTCTAGAGTTGGCACTGCATCTGTAGCTATGGTTGCTCATGCATTCCGAGTTCCAGTCTTGATCTGTTGTGAAGCTTATAAATTTCATGAAAGGGTACAACTTGATTCAATTTGCTCCAATGAACTag GTGACTCTGATGCTATAGCAGTGGTTCCTGGTAGAAAGGATGTGAATTATTTGGAACATTTGGCAAATAAAGAAAATCTCCAACTTCTAAACTTATT GTATGATGCTACTCCATCAGAATATATCTCGTTGATTGTAACAGATGATGGCATG ATTCCTCCCACAAGTGTACCTGTTATAGTGCACAAGCTCAAGTATTGGAGACCAGAACTATGGTTGTAG
- the LOC115710177 gene encoding putative AC transposase has protein sequence MNFGAGAAAATVTVTGKTVAQMEWGANNNTFKTFKDMEPKSVMDLAVIPIDPVDIGLGSSDKGHGHPISTIKPRKKTMTSVYLKFFETAPDGKSRRCKFCGQSYSIATATGNLGRHLSNRHPGYDKSGEVATNSTLPPVTVVKKPQSQGKTSQVDYDHLNWLLVKWLVLASLPPSTLEEKWLANSYKFLNPAIQLWPADKYKTVFHDVFRSMQEDIRASLVHVSSKVSITLDFWTSYEQISYMSVTCQWIDEYWTFQKVLLDICHIPYPCGGAEIYHSLVKILEMYNIENRVLSCTHDNSQNAIHACHRLKESLDSKKMGSFCFIPCAARTLNLIIEDGLRTVKPIISKIREFVLGLNASAELSDEFSRLAIACQETSWKPPLDASTRWSGNYQMLDIVRKAGKSMDALIRKYDNTLGSRLLLTPAEKNAASIVHDHLEPFYKTTNNMCMNKVLTIGLILFFMDHISETIAACREVRHYPDWLKNSAEEMAKKARNFNNQVCNIFTYMSAILDPRIKGELIAESLNSENFLEEARNHFIRNYSTSHFPSMTGGYGAQEIEDGGSVSFAEEIARKKRRASMSNSVTDELTQYLSEPPAPIPTDVLDWWKGNSARYPRLSVMARDFLAIQPTSLAAEEIFCGKGDEIDKQRLCMPHNSTQALLCIRSWILAGMRLKVKSTEIDYERLMELAASAATTADNTTAASDKKQK, from the exons ATATGGAACCAAAATCAGTTATGGATCTAGCAGTCATTCCAATTGATCCAGTAGATATTGGATTGGGGTCTTCAGATAAGGGACATGGACATCCTATTTCGACAATAAAGCCAAGGAAAAAAACAATGACATCAGTGTATCTCAAATTCTTCGAGACAGCTCCAGATGGAAAAAGCCGCAGGTGCAAGTTTTGTGGCCAGAGCTATTCTATTGCCACTGCAACTG GTAACTTGGGAAGGCATCTTAGTAATCGACATCCTGGATATGATAAATCAGGCGAAGTTGCCACGAATTCCACGCTTCCACCTGTAACTGTAGTGAAGAAACCACAATCTCAAGGGAAAACATCACAAGTGGACTATGATCATTTAAATTGGTTGCTCGTTAAGTGGCTTGTTTTAGCATCTCTGCCTCCTTCGACGTTGGAAGAAAAATGGCTGGCAAACTCTTACAAGTTTTTGAATCCAGCAATTCAACTTTGGCCAGCTGACAAGTATAAAACAGTATTTCATGATGTCTTCAGAAGCATGCAGGAAGATATTAGAGCATCTTTGGTGCATGTTTCTTCTAAGGTCTCCATCACACTTGATTTCTGGACTTCGTATGAGCAGATATCTTATATGAGTGTAACATGTCAGTGGATTGACGAGTATTGGACCTTCCAGAAGGTATTACTTGATATATGTCATATACCTTATCCTTGTGGTGGTGCGGAGATCTATCACTCTCTAGTGAAGATCCTTGAGATGTACAACATTGAAAACAGAGTCCTTTCATGTACTCATGATAACAGTCAAAATGCCATCCATGCTTGTCATAGATTGAAAGAGAGCTTAGATAGTAAAAAGATGGGATCATTCTGTTTTATCCCTTGTGCAGCTCGTACTTTGAACTTGATCATCGAGGATGGATTGAGAACAGTAAAACCAATAATCTCAAAGATTCGTGAGTTCGTACTTGGGTTAAATGCATCTGCAGAGCTTTCTGACGAGTTTAGTAGATTAGCAATAGCTTGTCAAGAAACCAGTTGGAAACCTCCACTAGATGCTTCAACAAGATGGAGTGGAAATTATCAGATGCTTGATATTGTCAGAAAG GCTGGGAAGTCCATGGATGCACTTATCAGGAAGTACGATAATACGCTAGGCAGCAGGTTGTTACTGACCCCTGCCGAGAAAAATGCAGCCAGCATTGTCCATGATCATCTGGAACCTTTCTACAAAACCACCAACAACATGTGCATGAACAAGGTACTCACAATCGGGCTGATTCTTTTCTTCATGGATCACATTTCTGAGACGATTGCAGCATGTAGAGAAGTTCGTCACTATCCAGACTGGCTAAAGAATTCTGCCGAAGAAATGGCCAAGAAAGCTAGGAATTTTAATAACCAGGTGTGTAATATATTTACTTATATGAGTGCAATTCTTGACCCTCGAATCAAAGGAGAGCTAATTGCGGAGAGCCTCAACTCGGAGAATTTTCTTGAGGAAGCGAGAAACCATTTCATTAGAAATTATTCTACCAGCCATTTCCCATCCATGACTGGTGGATACGGtgctcaagagatagaagatgGAGGCAGTGTCTCTTTTGCAGAAGAAATTGCACGAAAGAAACGGAGAGCAAGTATGAGCAATAGTGTCACAGATGAGCTCACTCAGTATCTATCTGAGCCGCCAGCACCAATACCAACGGACGTCTTGGATTGGTGGAAAGGCAACAGTGCGCGATACCCTCGACTTTCTGTGATGGCTAGAGATTTTTTGGCAATACAACCGACTTCATTGGCAGCAGAAGAAATCTTTTGTGGCAAAGGTGATGAGATTGACAAGCAGAGACTTTGTATGCCTCATAATAGCACACAAGCTCTTCTTTGCATCAGATCGTGGATTTTAGCTGGGATGAGATTGAAGGTCAAGTCTACTGAAATAGACTATGAGAGATTAATGGAATTGGCAGCATCTGCTGCTACAACAGCTGATAACACTACTGCTGCCTCTGATAAGAAACAGAAGTAA
- the LOC133036289 gene encoding uncharacterized protein LOC133036289, with translation MKIECLQAYSDSQIVVCQIHGEYLARGGRLAKYLAITCELLQKFKKVVVSRIPRAHNSHVDALARLASTREAELLDVIPVNMLTHPTVIRDEVMEIGMARGVTWMTSIVNYLENEVLPEGKIEARKLGYRAARYVIYDGRLYRRSFSQPLLKCIDGEECDYILHEVHSGICGNHTGGNSLALKIMRQGKCDKCQRIATYVNQPPSHLHSITSPWPFAVWGINLIGELPKGKGGAKYAVVTVDYFTKWVEAKALATITAAKLREFVYNSIICRFDIPYKLISDNRKQFDCKEMRQLCDELGIEKAFSAVAYPQSNGQTEAVNKIIKHTIKGKLEERKGVWPEELSQFLWLYNTTLDPRLVKLLSRSPMDAKLWYQSRLGQVPYEGMFSTLSRTKKNNCSTLTF, from the exons ATGAAGATCGAGTGCTTACAGGCTTATAGCGACTCCCAGATTGTCGTATGCCAGATACACGGAGAATATCTGGCCAGAGGAGGGCGTTTGGCTAAGTACCTCGCCATAACATGCGAGTTGTTGCAGAAATTCAAAAAGGTGGTTGTCTCCCGAATACCACGTGCTCATAACTCACACGTAGACGCTTTGGCCCGCTTGGCCTCAACAAGAGAAGCTGAATTGCTCGATGTAATTCCTGTCAATATGCTAACTCACCCAACGGTGATTCGAGACGAAGTGATGGAGATAGGCATGGCTAGAGGAGTCACATGGATGACTTCGATagtgaattacttggaaaatgaggTCTTGCCTGAAGGCAAAATAGAAGCAAGAAAACTGGGATATCGAGCTGCTCGATATGTCATTTATGATGGAAGACTTTATCGCAGAAGCTTCAGCCAACCGCTACTCAAATGCATTGACGGGGAGGAGTGCGATTATATCCTCCATGAAGTGCACAGTGGTATCTGCGGAAACCATACTGGCGGTAATTCTCTCGCCTTAAAAatcatgcggcaagg AAAATGCGACAAGTGTCAGCGTATAGCTACATATGTCAACCAACCTCCGAGTCACTTGCACTCCATTACGAGTccttggcccttcgcggtctggggcatcAACCTAATAGGAGAGTTACCCAAAGGAAAAGGCGGAGCCAAATACGCCGTGGTCACAgttgactacttcaccaagtgggtTGAAGCAAAGGCACTTGCAACTATTACAGCAGCCAAACTACGCGAGTTTGTTTATAACTCCATAATCTGTCGATTTGACATCCCTTACAAACTCATATCGGACAAcagaaagcaattcgattgtaAGGAAATGCGACAGTTGTGTGATGAGCTAGGGATTGAAAAGGCATTTTCGGCAGTCGCCTATCCACAGAGCAATGGGCAGACAGAAGCCGTCAACAAGATAATCAAACATACAATCAAAGGAAAACTTGAAGAGCGCAAGGGGGTATGGCCAGAAGAACTCTCCCAATTTTTGTGGTTGTATAACACCACCCTCGATCCACGACTGGTGAAACTCCTTTCTCGCTCTCCTATGGATGCGAAGCTATGGTACCAGTCGAGGTTGGGACAGGTTCCCTACGAAGGGATGTTTTCAACATTGTCCAGAACAAAGAAAAACAATTGCTCCACCTTGACCTTTTAG